From Onychostoma macrolepis isolate SWU-2019 chromosome 05, ASM1243209v1, whole genome shotgun sequence:
aacattcattttgccattaaatgtaataatccagtgagatatttgtttgcacaaggagtctgacaacagccagtgctccacacagaggtctgatctgatcatcatccagtctgtctggaatgacatgaagaaacagaacaaactgagacggaataaatccagaagaactgtggcaacgtctccaagatgcttcaagaaaccttcctgcaaagctacagtactgttcaaagttttaggcacttgtgtaaaaatgctgtaaaatgaggttGCTGTCAAAAATAGTGTCATATCATagattttcattattaattgaAGCTGCAAtctaagttttgcctctttgttgccatctctgtttgaaaacctggaattgcagctgtgtgtggaattatcttccttgcgTGGGTTGTGCTCCAGCgcagatgaatctaatgttttgaaaagtattattattattgttatactttattctcaaattattaatgttaacaacaccagcattgcgtgactaagagtatagtgtgtattagcgtgtagatttcaatttctgtacagtcatacaattcgaatttcatattaagaaattcttttaacccaaaaagctaaTTATGTTCCGTtcaaactggttttctttaaaatacaaatcttgtgtaaactcaggctatctgtaatcagaagcacatttaaaactggaatataatttaatttcattcacatgtgtttcatgaacaaataattctttctggattacaatccaccatcaaaatgatacatttaattattccagctgctgtgagaaaaggctacaaacgatccgccacctgcaggatcctcacatgcgatagcctactagccggAACTCAATCGTGATGTTTAcagacgtaatgacgcagtgccatgctcgaatttcccgcgaaaacctacccgtaccactcaagttagaaaacattattataagataaccgttgtgaatcgggctaaagtaaggcaatAGTTTTCAACACGGTCTGGTTATGtatttgctcaaatattgatttcggatcatttttaaccaaaaaaaagttacagactgcagctttaacttctattaactcaattaaatcaacatttggtgtccgtcctttgcgtttaaagcagcttttgccctaggTGCACTTAagcatagtttttcaggtagctttgcaggtaggtttcttgagacatcttggagacattgccacagttcttctggatttagtctgtctcagtttgttctggttCTTCATGcgattccagacagactggatgatgatgagatcagatctctgtgtggagcactggctgttgtcagacaaaaatctcactggattattacaattacaggaaaaatggaaatggaaactgatatttcctactgacacactacagcaaaagatagaaataacggacttaaaaccattttttagctggtgaaaatactagcaCTGTattcattttggccaccactgtagggtCTAAATCAGCATAAGAAATATGCAAAGGTGTACTTTGTATTATTCATCCAGttgtgatttattaaaggaTAAACATAAATACTGAATATCGCTGTAGTTTATTGACACGTGTatatatgaaaaaacaaaaaaacaaaaacatgatttcgTGATTCATCCAAATTGAATAAAATCATGTATCAGCAGTGGTACTGATTGAATACACATAAGacaaataatatttgttttaaacagtctgaaacagttctaaaaatatatatttttttactggaggaagcattattattaattatagactcatattttggccaaaaGCAAAATTTTTAAAGACATCTTGATGAATTTAtctcttacaaacatgcagcttttcatttcatgttatctaatggactggagtggtgtggattatttgtggattattgtgatattatCATCAGCTGTTacttggactctcattctgatggcacccattcactgcagaggatccatcaGTGAGCTAGCGCATGGTGATACAACTAACAAGTAAGAGCACTCACTTTGTACTCTTGTTGATGAGCCAGTCTTCATGTTTTGTGTGGAGTTTCTCAAGGTAGTCAAGCTGAATTCCCTGTTCCTCCATTCGACCTCGTCTGCCTAACCTCTCCATGCAGGTCTGCAGAACATAACATTAAAACGCATCaacttatatttaattattcaagTCGATTAATGAAAACGATGCACACCTGTGGAGATGCTCGGAGATATATGATGCCCTCCAGTTGAATTCGATGACCAAACTGCTCAACAAGAAAGGAGTGCCAATCCTGATACACAGCCCACTCTGTTGAGTTTATACAGCCAAGCTCAAACATATTTAAAGCAAAGATGTACCTGAGAGAGGAGGATATACAAACTCAGAATGGAAATATAACCAAGAAAATGAACATATTGAATCATAATTCCCTTGTCTAAAAGAATTGTGCTTAATTGTTTTGCATTTGCAGtttacttcaaatcttaaagtATTGTAGCTTTAAGAGCTTTATTGTAGCTAGTATTgtagccttgtctgtgaaaccggggggtaaagtacttgattacaattataaaatgtagTGAGTTGTTTGATATTAAATTTAAagggttcactcaaaaatgaaaattctttcgtCATTTActaaacagttgacggtagccattgacgtCCAtagcatggaaaaaaaaaaaaatactacgcAAGTCAATGGCTGCCGTCAACTGGTTGGTTACCAATTtccttctatatatatatattattttttgttcaacagaagaaagaaactcgtaaaGGTTTGGAAAAAGTGGAGGGAGAGTAAATAATGCCAAAactttcttttttgggtgagctatccctttaaagttaatatattttataagtaCTGAATTGaaatttaatcattaaaaatttgtaattacaaatatatttaaacaattctcattagaaataacatcaaaatatatttgagtTTACAACAactgcttgtcagtacattcagtaGTActttaagtgggtcaaaaaacCTTTAAGCACTCAACTAATTgctaaagtatgctaaagtgtacttttCACAAAGGTAAACCTTTTTTTCCATGTAAAATCAGGAACAAAGTTTCATCTGATTCAAAGAAAAAAGATCATCAAAAGAAGTACTGAAGTTTTTTGCAaattatcaataaaaaaaaaaagttactgatCAATATAAACAACTATGAATTATACGCCTCAATGAAAATTTGAATCCATCACCTGTCGCTGTAGACAGAGCGCTCGTACACCTGTACCGGCGTACCTGTGGACTGCATTAATCTGGCAGCAAGGGGCTGCAGATGTGTGCGCATGCGACTCATGCAGGAGAACGTCTGGAAAGTGTAGGACCAGCGCTTTGGATCATGATACATCATCTCTAACAGGTTACTGGATGATGGCTGAGCACCATCCACTGTCTGCTACACAGAAGAGAAAAAACACATAACATACTGTGTGAGTCAAGCTTCCAAAAGGCATTTGGACGTATTTCACTGCATATTGAGCAGAAAGAACATTAAAACAAGTGGCATTTAAAAACAGCACACTTGAACTATATGGATGCTTTTTGTACGTTACTGAAATCATGAAGTACACCTGTAATTAATAGCTGAAAAATAAACCAGTtggttacaattaacaacaaaaacaatcaaattgaCTTATGTGAAATCATACAGGCTCTATTTAActattttatgtactttttgGAGCTTGGCATACACGGCCACTATATGATCTTCATTTATGAGGGTGAAATATCACTTCACTCCACTGTCTCAGTGTTGATTTGTCGTCTAGGAGTAGTGTAGTGACACTGACCGGAGTCGTTTGGTCCACATTTCGCCATTTGCTGACGGGCTCTGCTATCACTTCCCAGTCCTGTCCTGCATTCTGCAGCAGCTTGGCGAATGTTGACTTCCCGACCGCTTTGGATGTTCAGAAGACACACACTTATATTACCAACTAAACTTGGATATTGGATAACTGtgactttattatttttcaaatttcattACACTCATATAACCATTGTAAACATGAATCATGTGCAaaagaaggagaaaaaaaaaaaaaactataataagcAAAACATACCAATGTTTCCTTCGATCGAGACTCTCTTTATTTCATTGCTTCTACTCATGTGGCTGCTGGCAAAACGGTAAAAAACAGAGCTCGAGAAAAGGCGTTTTATCGTTCTCATACTAATCCCTGAcatcacacaaaaataatatttacatcaTTCATATATGTATAAGACCTTTTTGACCATTTTATTTGCATCAAGCATCTCAGCAGAAACGTGCTTCCGGGTGAGGAAAGTTtcagtttcaaaataaaagttgggGTTTTtccattttgtaaaaaatatcaaCCTCACAATatcgttaaaaaaataaaaataaaattattttactgcAATACATCTTATAGTGCATCTTTTAAAAGATGTCTAAtacaaataatgcaaaatacagtgtaattcatgaaaaaacaaaataaccattttgttgtttaaaaatgacatttggCAAATGATAATTTTTACTAACATTCACTGGCTATAACCTAAACATTAACAGGACGAAATGCTTTAGAAAATCTGATTATGAACATGGTAGAGAGTCATTATTGTgagtagaaataaaataaaaaaggaaaaataaaattaacctGACGCTTCCAATATGCATGAAATACTGCTTAAAAGTCTGAATATAAAATCTCGAGATTCGCCTACAAACaaaatttttgttaaaagtcTTGTAATAATCTTCACTGTTGAATATGCaatcacataaaaatgaaaacatcaaaaataatttgttttcaaacttgtataaaataaaatgtaatattgatcCCTTCCTCCAATACatcttaatctttttttttttcccctcacacaTTATATAAAAGTACTGACTACAAATGctggttttatttttacttcCATCAAAACTAAACTgtgatatttgttttatatccacatcacaaatacatttaaaaaaaaaaaagctacagtGTAATACTGACAACAgaacaaacacaaagagaaaatcCACACATAAATCAAGAGTTTTTCAGGATGACTTCTTCTATGAGCTTCAGGAAGCACAGCTGAGATACAACGAAGACGATCAGTGTGCACAAAGCAAATTCAGACTCCAAAAAGTAGACAGGACAAATAAAGGCTTTCTGGAAAATGCATTAAGGCTGACCAATACGGTATTCATACCAGCGTCTATCTATCCTTGCTGCCTAGTTTCTCAATAAGGTCCTGCAGGGGTGCCAGCTCTCTGCGATCAATGAGATTGAactcctaaaaaataaaaaaaataaaaataaaaattgtataaattGTAATCAGTTCATGACCTACACATGTGTGTTAATGCACTGACCTGTACAAAGAAGATAAAATGCTTGAAGGAGGTGTTAAGATGAGCTTCCTCCTGAAGCTGCATGACCGAGTCAAAATGCTGatggtaaatatgagcataaACCCTGAACAGACGCTTCAGTATAGTCTTTGCCACTGACATGAAGTTCTTTGGGAAAGGAACGCCTGGAGGGAGTAAAAAGTTCAAGAAATGAGAGAGCCTGTATGACAAGCTTACACTGTATAACGATTAATAACAAATGAATCAAACAAACCGATCTTAGACGGGAAGAGAGTTTCATCATCCAGCTGATCCTGAACCCAGGTCATCAAGTAGTCAATGTACTTGGGAGCAGAACACTTGATGGGTTTTTTGATGTTGGTGCCGTCTGCCCAGTGATATTCATACCTTTAAGGAAAAAGCAATTCAA
This genomic window contains:
- the dguok gene encoding deoxyguanosine kinase, mitochondrial isoform X3: MMYHDPKRWSYTFQTFSCMSRMRTHLQPLAARLMQSTGTPVQVYERSVYSDRYIFALNMFELGCINSTEWAVYQDWHSFLVEQFGHRIQLEGIIYLRASPQTCMERLGRRGRMEEQGIQLDYLEKLHTKHEDWLINKSTKVHFEHLVKLPVLVLDAEVEFEKDTKVQDDLLTKVTDFFRVL
- the dguok gene encoding deoxyguanosine kinase, mitochondrial isoform X1 — its product is MSGISMRTIKRLFSSSVFYRFASSHMSRSNEIKRVSIEGNIAVGKSTFAKLLQNAGQDWEVIAEPVSKWRNVDQTTPQTVDGAQPSSSNLLEMMYHDPKRWSYTFQTFSCMSRMRTHLQPLAARLMQSTGTPVQVYERSVYSDRYIFALNMFELGCINSTEWAVYQDWHSFLVEQFGHRIQLEGIIYLRASPQTCMERLGRRGRMEEQGIQLDYLEKLHTKHEDWLINKSTKVHFEHLVKLPVLVLDAEVEFEKDTKVQDDLLTKVTDFFRVL
- the dguok gene encoding deoxyguanosine kinase, mitochondrial isoform X2, yielding MSGISMRTIKRLFSSSVFYRFASSHMSRSNEIKRVSIEGNIAVGKSTFAKLLQNAGQDWEVIAEPVSKWRNVDQTTPTVDGAQPSSSNLLEMMYHDPKRWSYTFQTFSCMSRMRTHLQPLAARLMQSTGTPVQVYERSVYSDRYIFALNMFELGCINSTEWAVYQDWHSFLVEQFGHRIQLEGIIYLRASPQTCMERLGRRGRMEEQGIQLDYLEKLHTKHEDWLINKSTKVHFEHLVKLPVLVLDAEVEFEKDTKVQDDLLTKVTDFFRVL
- the mob1a gene encoding MOB kinase activator 1A, with the translated sequence MSFLFGSRSSKTFKPKKNIPEGSHQYELLKHAEATLGSGNLRAAVMLPEGEDLNEWIAVNTVDFFNQINMLYGTITEFCTETSCSVMSAGPRYEYHWADGTNIKKPIKCSAPKYIDYLMTWVQDQLDDETLFPSKIGVPFPKNFMSVAKTILKRLFRVYAHIYHQHFDSVMQLQEEAHLNTSFKHFIFFVQEFNLIDRRELAPLQDLIEKLGSKDR